A section of the Microbulbifer pacificus genome encodes:
- a CDS encoding FAD-dependent oxidoreductase — protein MSTQQPVIIAGAGPSGCVLALSLAKQGIPVRLLEKCERLPIDLRASTFHPPSLEMIADLGDGIIEKMLARGLKADRYQYRDRSTGEVATFDMSLIADETRFPFRLQLEQYELTQFVCEVLQDYSCAEVRFGCELIDYEQEAGGVTAIVRTGNGEERLSGSYLVGAEGARSVVRKKSGIGFMGFTYDEKFLVVSTSFPFEQVFEDFSWVNYVSDPEEWCVILRTDKLWRVLVPVFPASEEEEAYYLSDEFVQSRLKRLHDRGSDYDIHHRSIYAVNQRVAETYVQGRALLVGDACHINNPLGGMGMNGGLHDAFNLADKLSQVLLQNADPETAFAVYDRQRRGLAVQFVQRHTIENKKLMEARDPDVQRKRQQMLMETAADLERARAFLLERSMINCVRESLAVQ, from the coding sequence ATGTCTACACAGCAACCCGTGATCATCGCCGGTGCCGGTCCCAGTGGCTGTGTGCTGGCCCTGTCGCTGGCCAAGCAGGGTATTCCTGTGCGGCTGCTGGAAAAGTGCGAGCGTCTACCTATCGATTTGCGGGCATCCACCTTTCACCCGCCGTCGCTGGAAATGATTGCAGACCTCGGCGACGGCATCATCGAAAAAATGCTGGCGCGGGGGCTCAAGGCCGATCGCTACCAGTACCGGGATCGCAGCACCGGCGAGGTGGCGACCTTCGATATGTCCCTGATCGCCGATGAAACCCGCTTTCCGTTTCGCCTGCAGCTGGAACAGTACGAGCTGACCCAGTTCGTTTGCGAGGTATTGCAGGATTATTCCTGTGCAGAAGTGCGCTTCGGTTGTGAGCTGATCGATTACGAACAGGAGGCCGGTGGCGTTACCGCAATTGTGCGCACCGGCAATGGGGAAGAGCGACTCTCCGGCAGCTACCTGGTCGGTGCCGAGGGCGCACGCAGTGTGGTGCGCAAAAAATCCGGCATCGGTTTTATGGGCTTTACCTACGACGAAAAATTCCTTGTGGTCAGCACCAGTTTCCCGTTCGAACAGGTGTTTGAGGATTTCTCCTGGGTGAACTATGTATCGGACCCGGAAGAGTGGTGCGTGATCCTGCGTACCGACAAGCTCTGGCGCGTGCTGGTGCCGGTGTTCCCTGCCAGCGAGGAAGAGGAAGCCTATTACCTGTCCGACGAATTTGTGCAGTCGCGCCTTAAACGCCTGCACGATCGCGGTAGCGACTACGACATTCACCACCGCAGTATCTATGCGGTAAACCAGCGTGTGGCGGAAACCTACGTCCAGGGCCGTGCCTTGTTGGTCGGTGATGCCTGCCATATCAACAACCCGCTGGGCGGCATGGGCATGAATGGCGGCCTGCACGACGCGTTCAACCTGGCGGACAAGCTGAGTCAGGTGCTATTGCAAAACGCGGACCCGGAAACGGCCTTTGCCGTATACGACCGCCAGCGCCGTGGTCTCGCCGTGCAGTTTGTGCAGCGTCACACCATCGAGAACAAGAAACTGATGGAAGCCCGCGACCCGGATGTACAGCGCAAACGCCAGCAGATGCTGATGGAAACCGCCGCCGACCTCGAGCGCGCGCGAGCCTTCCTGCTGGAACGTTCGATGATCAATTGCGTGCGCGAGAGTCTCGCAGTCCAGTAA
- a CDS encoding MFS transporter: MMIAVFIVLLDMIGFAIMLPILAYYALQLGASPGMATFCMALYVIGMFFSTPIWGRLSDRFGRKPILMISLAGAVLGYVVLGFASAVWMVAVSRLFSGLMAGNLSVAQAYVADVTTEQDRAKAMGMLGAAFGISFIVGPALGGYLAGDSFADANLQLPAMVSGLLSLSALLVVVFFLKESLPGGADNPRVTVSSREVISWIGGRRSLCLLLAGVLVYNLAAGFVESVFPIWADATNIAHGPKDLVPVLLAAGIAMVIVQGGLIGPLTRAFGERRLMRAGAVIFGISVILVTLAGSIASVPAVAAALMSQAVGAAFVLTSMQSLTSKETVAGNRGAVMGIYNALGTLGRGMGTALTGSAFAGIGVHAPYYLGATLMGLLLIIALMLRAPRVETTAPVASEAAT, translated from the coding sequence ATGATGATCGCGGTATTTATTGTTCTGCTGGACATGATCGGCTTTGCAATCATGTTGCCGATCCTGGCCTATTACGCGCTGCAATTGGGGGCCAGCCCCGGCATGGCGACCTTCTGTATGGCGCTTTACGTCATCGGCATGTTTTTCTCGACCCCGATATGGGGGCGTCTCAGTGACCGCTTCGGGCGCAAGCCGATCCTGATGATAAGCCTCGCGGGGGCAGTGCTCGGTTATGTGGTTCTGGGTTTTGCCTCCGCGGTGTGGATGGTGGCTGTCTCCCGCCTGTTCAGTGGCCTTATGGCCGGCAACCTGTCGGTGGCCCAGGCCTACGTGGCCGACGTGACCACCGAGCAGGATCGGGCCAAGGCGATGGGTATGCTGGGTGCGGCATTCGGTATCAGCTTTATCGTCGGGCCTGCGCTCGGTGGCTACCTCGCCGGTGACAGTTTCGCCGATGCCAACCTGCAGCTGCCGGCCATGGTTTCCGGATTGTTGTCCCTGTCGGCGTTACTGGTGGTGGTTTTCTTCCTGAAGGAGAGCCTGCCCGGGGGTGCGGACAATCCGCGAGTGACAGTGTCCTCCCGGGAGGTTATTTCCTGGATTGGTGGCCGGCGCAGCCTCTGTCTGCTGCTGGCAGGGGTACTGGTCTATAACCTCGCGGCCGGGTTTGTAGAATCCGTATTCCCGATCTGGGCGGACGCCACCAATATCGCACACGGCCCCAAAGACCTGGTACCGGTACTGCTGGCCGCCGGGATCGCCATGGTGATCGTACAGGGCGGATTGATCGGCCCGCTGACGCGCGCTTTCGGGGAGCGCCGATTGATGCGCGCCGGTGCGGTGATATTCGGGATATCAGTGATCCTGGTAACCCTGGCCGGCTCAATCGCCAGCGTGCCGGCAGTGGCAGCGGCGTTGATGTCGCAGGCGGTGGGCGCGGCCTTCGTACTGACCTCCATGCAGTCGCTCACGTCCAAAGAGACGGTGGCGGGCAATCGCGGCGCCGTGATGGGTATTTACAATGCCCTGGGCACGCTCGGCCGGGGGATGGGGACGGCGCTGACGGGTTCGGCGTTTGCCGGTATCGGTGTGCATGCCCCGTATTATCTCGGCGCCACCCTGATGGGCCTGCTGTTGATCATTGCGCTGATGTTGAGAGCCCCGCGCGTTGAGACTACGGCGCCGGTCGCTTCCGAAGCAGCCACCTGA
- a CDS encoding maleate cis-trans isomerase family protein has protein sequence MAFPTQIDLSKTRERSQLTNGHRDNYIGHRAKIGVVIPSTNTSVEYDCQRLLPRGVTWHTTRFMIDHPDLSDDANFMRFLERLRETIGDSIESLMTCKPDHVMMGMSAETFWGGIKGNDGFVDRIQELVGEGTGLTTGANAVISALEALGVPEQSGKTLSILTPYQPVGDKNVRLFFEDAGYRIKHLVGLRCANAHDAIALVPEPQILDIVREIDGDDVDAIVQVGTNLSTLGVFPAMEKMLQKPVLPINVATCWHALRSCGIQDRFDNMGWLLEEH, from the coding sequence ATGGCATTTCCAACCCAGATCGATCTGTCGAAAACCCGCGAGCGGTCGCAGCTGACCAATGGCCACCGGGATAACTATATCGGTCACCGCGCCAAGATCGGCGTGGTGATCCCGTCCACCAATACCTCGGTGGAATACGACTGCCAGCGCCTGCTGCCGCGCGGCGTCACCTGGCACACGACGCGCTTCATGATCGACCACCCGGACCTGAGCGACGACGCCAACTTTATGCGCTTTCTCGAGCGGTTGCGGGAAACCATCGGCGACTCCATCGAGAGCCTGATGACCTGCAAACCCGACCACGTGATGATGGGGATGTCCGCGGAGACTTTCTGGGGCGGTATCAAGGGCAACGACGGCTTTGTCGACCGCATCCAGGAGTTGGTGGGCGAGGGCACCGGGCTTACCACCGGCGCCAACGCGGTTATTTCCGCGCTGGAGGCGTTGGGTGTGCCGGAGCAGTCGGGCAAGACCTTGTCCATCCTCACGCCCTATCAGCCGGTGGGTGACAAGAACGTGCGGCTGTTTTTCGAGGATGCCGGCTACCGTATCAAGCATCTCGTAGGCCTGCGCTGTGCCAACGCCCACGATGCCATCGCGCTGGTGCCGGAGCCGCAGATTCTGGATATCGTGCGCGAGATCGACGGTGACGACGTGGATGCGATCGTGCAGGTGGGTACCAATCTGTCCACCCTCGGCGTATTCCCGGCCATGGAAAAAATGCTGCAGAAACCGGTATTGCCGATCAACGTGGCGACCTGCTGGCACGCACTGCGCAGCTGCGGCATACAAGACCGTTTCGACAATATGGGTTGGCTGCTGGAAGAGCACTGA
- a CDS encoding alpha/beta fold hydrolase: MDQRRRWEPAAVIEPFPSTIRRGYLDAELCGEFAQLHFRSCGREEAPLVLLLHQTPSSSAMYQNLMPLLARDFFVLAIDTPGFGNSDPLPATFPGGISIAGFADAIYRAVSSKFDRPALVFGHHTGAAIAVQLAFDQPAFVRALALSGPTLLTDEQKAALPLAAQTIAADAEGAHWQRMWQRLRAKDPQAELSLSQREALLAFTCGDYYEASYRAVVEQDVVPQLAAIQCPTLVFAGGRDLLRAAVEPTVQLLPKGRAAELPEDAGTYVCDRQPAAVAELLQPFFLEIVRAG; encoded by the coding sequence GTGGATCAGCGCCGACGTTGGGAGCCTGCCGCGGTGATCGAGCCGTTCCCGAGCACTATTCGACGCGGCTATCTCGATGCGGAGCTGTGTGGCGAATTTGCACAACTGCACTTCCGCAGCTGTGGTCGCGAAGAGGCGCCGCTGGTGCTGTTGTTGCACCAGACCCCCAGCTCTTCGGCGATGTACCAGAATCTGATGCCGTTGCTGGCCAGGGATTTTTTTGTTCTGGCGATCGATACCCCAGGATTCGGCAACAGCGATCCGCTTCCAGCAACTTTTCCCGGTGGAATCTCCATCGCCGGCTTCGCCGATGCCATCTATCGCGCAGTGAGTTCGAAATTCGATCGCCCTGCACTGGTGTTCGGGCACCACACCGGTGCCGCCATTGCGGTGCAGCTGGCGTTTGACCAGCCCGCATTTGTGCGCGCTCTGGCCCTTAGCGGCCCCACACTGCTGACCGACGAACAAAAGGCCGCGTTGCCACTGGCGGCGCAGACAATTGCCGCGGATGCGGAAGGTGCGCACTGGCAGCGGATGTGGCAGCGCTTGCGGGCAAAAGATCCACAGGCGGAACTCTCCCTCAGCCAGCGTGAAGCCCTGCTGGCGTTTACCTGTGGTGATTATTACGAAGCGTCCTACCGCGCGGTGGTGGAGCAGGATGTGGTTCCGCAGCTGGCGGCTATCCAGTGCCCGACGCTGGTATTTGCCGGTGGTCGCGACCTGTTGCGTGCCGCAGTGGAGCCGACGGTGCAGCTGCTGCCTAAGGGCAGGGCGGCAGAGCTGCCGGAAGATGCCGGCACCTACGTCTGTGATCGCCAGCCCGCTGCGGTCGCCGAATTGTTACAACCATTTTTTCTCGAAATCGTCAGGGCCGGTTGA
- a CDS encoding isochorismatase family protein, which yields MDLERKSLGLGKRPALLLVDMVVGFTSSRCPLGTDCPDVVEANRVLLERFRALGLPVVFTTVVYHHDGEARVFRDRIKHLNLLTPDSEWVQIDPRLAPRENEPVISKQWASSFHRTSLDSWLREQGADSLVVTGLTTSGCVRATVVDGLQYDYPVVVPREAVGDRNPEAHTANLFDMHAKYADVMALSEVLAQLPETRAETA from the coding sequence ATGGATCTGGAACGAAAAAGTCTCGGTCTTGGTAAGCGACCGGCGTTGTTGCTGGTGGACATGGTGGTGGGATTTACCAGCAGCCGTTGCCCGCTGGGTACCGATTGCCCCGATGTGGTGGAAGCCAACCGCGTTTTGCTGGAGCGCTTCCGCGCCCTGGGGCTGCCGGTGGTGTTTACCACCGTGGTCTATCACCACGACGGCGAAGCGCGGGTGTTTCGCGATCGCATCAAGCATCTCAACTTGCTGACGCCCGACTCGGAGTGGGTGCAGATCGATCCGCGGCTGGCACCGCGCGAAAACGAGCCCGTGATCAGCAAGCAGTGGGCGAGCAGTTTCCATCGCACGAGCCTGGACAGCTGGCTGCGGGAGCAGGGCGCGGATTCGCTGGTGGTGACCGGGCTTACCACCAGCGGCTGTGTGCGCGCGACGGTGGTGGATGGCCTGCAGTACGACTACCCGGTAGTGGTGCCGCGCGAGGCGGTGGGCGATCGCAACCCGGAAGCGCACACGGCCAACCTGTTTGATATGCACGCAAAGTATGCCGACGTGATGGCACTGTCCGAAGTACTTGCACAATTACCTGAAACCCGGGCGGAGACGGCTTGA